A window of Calditerricola satsumensis genomic DNA:
CGACGTCGAGGCGTTCCCCCTTGGCGTGCTCGACGCCCGCCTTGGCGATGTCAACGGGATCGGCCCCCTCGCCCATGGTGAAGACGGGCGCGGCAATTTGCTCGCCGAGGACCTGCAGCTGGCGGATGGCCGCCGGGCGGTACACGTCGGCGGCGACGAGGAGCGGCTTCTTCCCTTGCTTCTGCAGGTAGCGGGCCAGCTTCCCGGTCGTCGTCGTCTTCCCCGCCCCCTGCAAGCCGACCATCAGGATGACGGTCGGCGGCGTGGGGGCCAGCTCCAGCTTCGCCGCCTGGCCGCCCATCAAGGCGGTCAGCTCGTCGTGGACGATCTTGATCACCTGTTGCGCCGGGGTGAGGCTTTTGAGCACCTCCTGCCCCACGGCGCGCTCGCGGACGCGGGCGATGAAGTCCTTCACCACGTCGAGGCTGACGTCGGCCTCGAGGAGGGCGAGGCGCACCTCGCGCATCGCCTCCTTGACGTCGGCCTCCGTCACCTTGCCCTTTCCGCGCAGTTTTTGGAACGTCTCCTGCAGTCGGCTGGTCAGGCTTTCGAACAGCATGCGGCTTCCCCCTAATCGGCCTCCGCCAGTTGGGCGAGCAGCCGCTCCGCTTCGGCGCCCAGGCACCCTTTTGCCTCGAGAAGGGCGCGCAGGCGGGCGATGAGGCTGAGGCGCTCCTCGTGCTTGCGGAGGAGGCCGAGCTTGGCTTCGTACGCTTCCAGCAGGGCTTCCGCCCGCTTGAGCTGCTCGTAGACCGCTTGACGGCTCACGTTGTGCGCTTCGGCGATCTCGCCGAGCGAGCAGTCATGCACATAGTAGTCCTCGAGGTAGCGCTTTTGCTTGTCCGTCAAGAGCGGCTCGTAAAAATCGTACAGCAGGTTGAGGCGGTTCGTCTTCTCGAGCATGGCTCCCTCGCGGCGCTGTCAAGGCGTTTCCCTTTACGGATCTAGCATAGCGAAAGGAAGCGGACCTGTCAAGGGCAAGAGGTTGACAGCGAACGCGCCGGCGCCGTCACCCGGCCGCGCCCGGCTGTTCGGCCTCATCCGTCCGCTCCAGCCACCCGGCAAACAGGCCGGCCACAAACGGCTCGGCGTCGAAGGGCACGAGATCGTCCGGCTTTTCGCCGAGGCCGACGAACTTCACCGGCACGCCGAGCTCGCGACGGATGGCGAGGACGATGCCGCCCTTCGCCGTGCCGTCCAGCTTCGTCAGCACGATGCCCGTCACCTTGGCCGCCTCGCCGAAGGTTTTGGCCTGGGAAAGGGCGTTCTGGCCGGTGGTGGCATCGACGACGAGGAGGGTCTCCTGCGGGGCGCCAGGCACCTCGCGCGCGATGACGCGGACGATCTTCTTCAGCTCCTCCATCAGGTTGGCCTTGTTCTGCAGTCGGCCGGCGGTGTCGCAGAGGAGCACGTCCGCTCCCCGCGCCTTGGCCGCCTGGATGGCGTCGTAGATCACGGCGGCCGGATCGGCGCCCGCCTGGTGGCGGATCACCTCGACGCCCACGCGCCGCCCCCACGCCTCCAGCTGCTCGATGGCCCCGGCGCGGAAGGTGTCGCCGGCGGCGAGGAGCACCTTCTTCCCTTCCTGCTTGAGGCGATGGGCCAGCTTGCCGATGGTGGTCGTCTTCCCCACGCCGTTGACGCCGACAAACAGGATGACGGTCAGGCCGTCCGGGTTGAGGTTCAGGGACGCCCCCTCCTGCCCCTCGGCCATGAGCGCAACCAGCTTTTCGACGAGCAGCGGCTTCAGCTCCGCCGCGTCCCGAATCTTCTGTTCGGCCGCCGCCTCGCGCAGCTCGTCCACAAGGGCCAGGGCGGTTTTCACGCCCACGTCGGCGGCGATCAGAATCTCCTCCAGTTCCTCGAAGAAGTCCTCGTCAATCGCCTTGGCGCGCCGGAAGAGGGTCTCGACGTTTTCGGCCAGGGAAGCGCGCGTTTTGGCCAGGCCGTCGCGAAACTTGGCCGTCACCTCTTCCGCCTTGGCCGCGAGGGCTTCCTTGAGCTTGCGGAACACGCTCATGGGCATCCTCCTTTCGTTTTGGCAAGGACGGGAAACCGGAATCGTTCCGGGCCTTACGCCGAGACGAGCCGCTGGGCATCCTCCAGCCGCACCGACACCAGCTTGGACACGCCGGACTCCTGCATGGTCACGCCGTACAGGGCATCGGCTTCCTCCATTGTGCCCTTGCGGTGCGTGACGACGATGAACTGCGTCCGGTCGGCAAAGCGGCGCAGGTAGCGGGCAAAGCGGCGCACGTTGGCCTCGTCGAGGGCCGCTTCCACCTCGTCGAGGATGCAGAAGGGCACCGCCTTGACGTGAAGAAAGGCAAAAAGGAGCGAAATGGCCGTCAGCGCCTTCTCGCCGCCCGAAAGAAGCGACAGCACCTGCGGTTTCTTGCCCGGCGGCTGGGCGACGATCTCGACGCCGGTGGCGAGGAGGTCGCTCGGGTCGACGAGGACGAGGTCGGCCTTGCCGCCGCCGAACAGATGGCGGAACACATGCTGAAACGCATCCCGCACCGCGGCAAAGGTGTGGGCAAAGCGCTTGGCCATCTCCTCGTCCAGTTCGGCGATCATCCGGTACAAGCCGGCCTTGGCCGCTTCCAGGTCGGCCTTCTGCTCCGTCAAAAACCGGTAACGCTCGGCCAGCCGTTCGTATTCCTCGATCGCTCCCGGGTTGACGGGCCCCAGCGCGTCCATCTCCGCGCGGAGGCGTTCCACCTCGCGCCGCGCCGCCTCCACGTCTTCCGGCGGCGCATAGCGCTCGCGGGCCAGCTCGTAGGACAGGCCGTAGCGCTCGCGCAGCGCGGCGAGGGCGTTCTCCAGCTCCACGTCTTCGCGGCTTGCGCGCACCTCTGCCTGACGCAGGCGCTCCTCTGCCTCGTGGAGCCGCTGGCGCAGGGCACGCAGCGCCGCCTCCTGCTCGGCAAGGGCCGCGCGCCGGCCCTCCCGCTCGTCGGCCAGCGCCGAAAGCCGCTGGGCCACGCGCCCGCGCGTCGCTTTCAGCTCGGCCAGGCGCCGCTCCGTTTCCGCCAGCTGCTCCGCCTCCTGGCGACGCTGCGCCTGCCAGGCAGCCACCTGCTCGGCGAGGGCGGCGCGCTCGGCCGCCACCTGCTTCCGTTCCCGGCGCAGCCGCTCCTCCTCCGCCTGGCGGGCCTCCACCTGCTCGCGCACGCGGGCCAGTTCCACCTTGAGGCCCGTCACGCGCGCGTGGAGCGCCTCGCGGTCCCGGGCCTTGGCCGCGAGGGCCTCTTCCCCGGCGCGGATGTCCGCGGCCAAGGCCTCCTCCTCCGCCGCCAGGGACGCAAGATGCTCGCGGGCACGGGACAACTCGGCCTCAAGGCGCGCAATCTCCTGGGTGTAGAGGCGCTCGTCAGCTTCCAGCAAGGCCAGGCGCTCGCGCAAAGCACCCGCCTCCACCTGCCGCGCGTGCACCGCCTCCTTGCACCGCTGCTCCTCCTTCATCAGCGCCTCGATGCGCGCGCGCAGCCGGTCCACCTCGGCCTCCAGCGCCGCGTGCCGCTCGCGGGCGGCGGCCGCCTCCCGCTCGAGGCGGGCGCATTCCGCCGTCACCGCCTCTCGTTCGCGCGTCACCTGGTCCAGTTCGCGCTGGCGGCCAAGCAGGGACGCCGCGTCGCCGCCCTTTTTGGAAAAGCCGCCGGTCATGCTGCCGCCCGGGTTGACCACGTCCCCGTCCAGGGTCACGACGCGGTGGCGGTACCCCAAAAGGCGCGCCACGCGGTTGGCCGCCTCGAGGTCCTTCACCACCACCACGGTGCCGAGCAGGTTGGACACCACATCGCGGTAACGCGATTCGCAGCGCACCAGATCGGCGGCCACTCCCACCACGTCGGGGCAGGCGGCCAGCTTGTTCCGCTCGGCGGCGGACAGCTCCCGCCCGCGGATGACGTCGAGGGGGAGGAAGGTGGCCCGTCCCGCCTTGCGCTCCTTGAGGAACTGGATGGCCCGGCGGCCGGCCGCCTCGTCGTCCACCACCACGTGCTGCAGGGCCCCGCCGAGGGCCGTCTCCACGGCCAGCTCATAAGCCTTGGGCACCGACACGAGCTCGGCCACCGCCCCGTGAATCCCGCCGATGGCCTCGCGGTTTTGGAGCACCTCGCGCACGCCCTGGACATAGCCTTGATAGCCTTCCTTCAGCTCCCGCAGCACGCTCTGGCGCGCTTCCAGGGTTTCCCGCCGCCCCTGGGCGCGCCGCAGGGCCTCGCGCAGCTCATCGGCGCGCACGGCCGCCTGGCGCTGGCGCGCCGTCGCCTCGCGCAAGAGGCCAAGGCAGCCCGCGAGCTCCTCCTGCGCCCGCGCGAGGGCCTCCCGCGCCGCCTGCTCCTCGGTCTCCTTTTCGCGCAGCGCCGTCGCCAGCTCCTCCCGCGACGCGCGAAGGCGCTCCAGGCGCTGGCGCAATTGGGCGACATGCTGCTCGGCAGTGCGGATCTCGTTGCGGACGGCCGCAGATGCGTTCAGCAGGTCGATGTAGGCCGCCTTTTTTTGTTCCAGCGCCGCGCGCAGGGCCTCCTCCCCCTCGGCCAGGCGCTCTTGTTCCTCCGCCACCTGCCGCTCGAGGCGCTCGGCCGCGGCGGCCAACTCCGCCCGCGCCGCGCGCTGCCGGCGGATTGCCGCCTCCAGGGCCGCTTCACGTTCGACCAATGCCGCAGCCGTCTTCTCGGCCTCGGCCAGCCGCTCGTCGAGGTGGCGAAGGCGTTCGCGCAGCACGTCGCGCTGGCCTTCCGTTTTCTCCCCCTCTTCGCTCAAGGCGAGGAGCTCCTGCTGCAAGGCCTCCCGCTCGGCCTCCAGCCGGGCGAAGGCCGCCTGCGCCTCGGCAACGGCTGCTTCGCGCCTCGCCAGCTCATCCGCCAGCGCGTTGTGGGCGGCCTGGCATTGGGCCAGGACCTCCTTGGCCGCGTTCCACCGCGCGTGGCGCCGGGCGATGTCGTGGACCAACAGGCCGATTTCCCGCTCGCGCAGAGCGTCGGCGAGGGCCTGATGGCGCCGGGCCTTCTCCGCCTGCTCGGCCAGGGGGCCCAGCTGGTTCTCCAGCTCGACCAGGATGTCGGCCAGACGCGTCAGGTTGGCCTCGGTCTCCTCCAACTTGCGCTGCGCCTCGCGCTTGCGGGCCTTCGTTTTCACGATGCCGGCCGCCTCTTCAAACATCGCGCGCCGCTCCTCGGGCTTGGCGGCGATGATCTCCTCAACGCGCCCCTGCCCGATGAGGGCGTACGCCTCCTTGCCCACGCCGGTGTCGTAAAAGAGCTCGGCGATGTCCTTCAGCCGGCACGGCTGGCCGCAGATGGCGTACTCGCTCTCCCCTGTCCGGTAGACGCGGCGCGTGACGGTCACTTCCGCATACTCGAGGGGCAGCGCACCGCTCTGGTTGTCCAGGGTGAGCGACACTTCCGCATAGTGCTTCGGCCGGCGCGCGCTGGAGCCGGCGAAAATCACGTCTTCCATCTTCGATCCGCGCAGCGTCTTGGCGCTCTGTTCGCCCAGCACCCAGCGCACGGCGTCGGTGATGTTCGATTTCCCGCTCCCGTTGGGCCCCACCACCGCCGTGATGCCGGGACCGAACTCCAGCACCGTGCGGTCGGCAAAGGACTTAAAGCCCAAAAGCTCGATCCGCTTCAGGTACAATCGCGGTTCACCCTTTCGTTCTCTTGCACCCCCGCGTTTCCGTACGCGTGAAAAAAGGCGGCGCACCGCACGCCGCCGGTATGCGTGGTTATCGCCGCGCGCCCAGCACCTGGAGGGCCATGGCCGCCGCGTTCTGTTCCGCCTCTTTCTTGGAACGTCCGCGCCCGCGGCCAAGCGATTGCTGGTTGAGCAGCACCTCGGAGACAAACTCCCGGTTGTGCGCTGGACCGCGCTCTTCCACGATGCGATACGTCAGCTCGCCCAGGTTGTCCTGCTGCACGAGCTCCTGCAGCAGGCTTTTGTAATCGGTGGTGTGGGCAAAGTCGCCCCGAAGCACGCGCGGGAAGACGACCTTGTCGAGGAAGGCGAACACGGCGTCGAGCCCCTGATCGAGGTACAAGGCGCCGACAAACGCTTCGAAGACATCCGCCAGAAGGGACGGCCGGTGGCGACCGCCGGTCAGCTCTTCTCCCTTGCCGAGACGGATCAAATGTTTGAACCCCAGCTCCTCGGCAAACGACACGAGGGACGGCTCGCAGACGATGGCCGCGCGCAGCTTGGTCATTTCCCCTTCGGACATGTGGGGAAAGGTCTGGAACAGGAACTGCGAGATGGCCAGTTCCAACACGGCGTCGCCGAGAAACTCGAGGCGCTCGTTGTCCTGGATGTGCTCCCGCTTGTGCTCGTTGACATAGGACGAATGGGTAAACGCCTGCTCGTACAGCGCGAGGTTGCGAAACCGGATGCCCAGCCGCGCCTGAAGCGTCTCCCAATCCATGGGTGGTTTCCCTCCTGGCACGCGCCCCCTTACCCCTCGTACCGCTTCAAGGCGATCGTGGCGTTGTGCCCGCCGAAGCCAAAGGAATTGGACAACGCCACCTGCACCCGTGCGCGCCGCGCCTCGTTGGGCACGTAATCCAGATCGCACTCGGGATCGGGCGTCTCGTAGTTGATCGTCGGCGGGAGGATCTGGTCACGCAGGGCCAGCGCCGTGGCGATCGCTTCCACCGCCCCCGCCGCCCCGAGCATGTGGCCGGTCATCGACTTCGTCGAGCTGACGGCCAGCTTGTAGGCGTGTTCGCCGAAGGCCGCCTTGATGGCCTGCGTCTCAATCTTGTCGTTCAGCTCCGTCGACGTGCCGTGGGCGTTGATGTAGTCCACCTCCTCCGGCCGGATGCCGGCGTCGCGGATCGCCGCCAGCATCGACCGCTTGGCCCCGTCGCCGTCGGGATCGGGCTGGGTGAGGTGGAAGGCGTCGGCGCTCATGCCGTAGCCGATCACCTCGGCGAGGATCGGCGCGCCGCGGCGCTTGGCGTGCTCGAGCTCCTCGAGGATGAGCACGCCCGCACCTTCACCCATGACGAACCCGTCGCGGTCCTTGTCGAAAGGCCGGCTGGCCTTCTCCGGTTCGTCGTTGCGCGTCGACATCGCCTTGGCCGCGCAGAAGCCGGCAAAGGCGAGCGGCCGGATCGTCGCCTCCGTCCCGCCGGCGACCATCACGTCGGCTTCGCCGCGCTGGATGATCTTAAACGCGTCACCGATGGCGTGGGTGCCGGTGGCGCAGGCGGAAATGGGCGCGCTGTTCGGCCCCTTGAGGCCAAAGTGGATCGACACCTGACCCGAAGCCATGTTCGCGATCATCATCGGGATGAGGAAGGGGCTCACCCGTCGCGGCCCCTTCTCCAAGAGGACGCGGTGCTGCTCCTCCCACGTGGCCAGCCCGCCGATCCCCGAGCCGATGTAGACGCCGATGCGTTCCGGATCCAGCTCCTCGACCTTCAGCCGGGCATCTTCGAGGGCCATTTTCGTCGCCGCGATGGCAAACTGCACAAAGCGGTCGGTTCGCTTGACATCCTTTTTGTCCATGTATGCCGACGGGTCGAAATCCTTCACCTCGCCGGCAATCCGCGTGGGGAACTCGCTGGCATCAAAGAGCGTTACGGGACCGATGCCGGACTTGCCGGCCAGAAGCGACGCCCAAAAGGTCCGGGCATCGTTTCCCACCGGCGAGACAACCCCCACGCCGGTAATCACCACTCGACGCTTTTCCATCGGGTTCACCTCTATGAAAGAGACGGACCTCGCCGTCCGCACGTCTTCATCCGTCGGCCTGTGCGCGCGAAGCGGGCCCAGATGCGGAGAAAGTCCCGCGGGGCACACGGGACTTTGTTGCGCTTACGACTGCAGGCGCGAATTTATGTATTCCACAGCTTGCCCAACGGTCGTAATCTTCTCCGCATCCTCGTCGGAGATCTCCATGTCGAACTCGTCTTCCAGTTCCATCACGAGCTCGACGATGTCCAGCGAGTCGGCGCCCAGGTCTTCCTTGAAGGACGCGTCCATCGTCACTTCCGACTCGTCGACGCCGAGGCGATCGACGATGATGCGCTTCACGCGCTCAAAGGTATCGGACATGGTTTCCTTCACCTCCCTTGCCGTATTATACGAAAAACCCTTGGGGAAGAAAAGCTACATCGCCATGCCGCCGTCGACGCACAGCACCTGTCCCGTGATGTAGGCGGCGTCGTCGGAGGCGAGAAAACGCACCGCCTTGGCCACGTCTTCCGGGCGTCCGAAGGCGCCAAGCGGGATCTGCGCAAGGAGCGCCTCGCGGACGTCGTCCCCCAGTTTGGCCGTCATGTCGGTGACGATAAACCCCGGGGCCACGGCATTGACGGTAATGCCGCGCGAAGCCAGCTCGCGGGCCAGCGTCTTGGTCAGGCCGATGAGGCCGGCCTTGGCCGCCACGTAGTTGGCCTGCCCCGCATTGCCGCGCAGGGCCACGACCGAGGAAATGTTGACGATGCGCCCGTAGCGCTGTTTCATCATGGGACGGGCCACCGCCTTGGCGCAGAGGAAGGCGCCCTTCAAGTTGACGGCGAGCACCTCGTCCCATTCCTCGTCCTTCATGCGCATGACGAGGTTGTCGCGCGTGATCCCGGCGTTGTTGACGAGGATGTCGACACGGCCGAAGTGGTCGAGGACCTGCTTCACCATCGCCTCCACGTCGTCGGCGCTTGCCACGTTCGCCCTCACAAGGAGCGCCTCGCGCCCCTTTGCGCGGATGCGCTCCGCCACCTCCAGCGCCGCCCCCTCGCTGCCCGCGTAGTTGATCACCACGTGGGCGCCGGCTTCGGCCAGTTCCAGGGCCACGGCGCGGCCGATGCCGCGCGAGGCGCCGGTTACCAGTGCCACTCGGTCCTTCACCGCTTCACTCCCTTTCCCGATGGGTGTGGGACGGGCGGTTCGGCTCGCCCGTTTCCTATTGTTATGCCAGCTCGGCCAGCGCCTTGTCCAGGGAAGCCGGATCGTGCACATTGAAGCACCGCGCCCGGCGGTCGATCTTTTTGATCAGCCCGGTGAGCACCGTGCCCGGCCCGATCTCGACGAAGGTGTCAACGCCCGCCTCCAGCATGGTGCGCACGCTGTCCTCCCACAGCACCGGCGCGGCCACCTGCTCCACGAGCAGGCGGCGAATCTCCGCGGCCTGCGTCACAGGACGGGCCGTGACGTTGGCCACGACGGGCACCCGCGCATCGGCCAGCGGCACATCGACGAGCACCTTAGCCAGGCGCTCGGCGGCCGGCTTCATCAGCGAGGAGTGGAACGGGCCGCTCACGGCGAGCTCCAGCACGCGGCGCGCGCCGGCTTCCCGCGCCCGCTCGGCGGCCTTCTTCACCCCCTCGCGCGTGCCGGAGATGACGATCTGCCCGGGGCAGTTCAGGTTGGCCAGCTCGACGACATCCCCTTCGGCGGACACCGCTTCCACGATGGCCTGCAGGGCCTCCCGTTCCATGCCGAGGACGGCGGCCATGCCGCCCCGGCCGGCGGGAACGGCCTCCTCCATGAACGCCCCGCGCTGGCGCACGATGCGCACGGCGTCGACAAAGGAGAGGGCCTCCGCGGCCACCAGGGCCGAATACTCGCCGAGGCTGTGCCCGGCCACAAAATCGGGCCGAGGGGCGGCCTTTTTCCACACCGCCAGGAGGGCCGCGCTCGTCGTCAGGATGGCCGGCTGCGTGTTGACGGTGAGGCGCAGCTCCTCCTCCGGTCCCTCGAAGCAGAGGCGCGACAGGGCAAACCCCAGCGCCTCGTCGGCCGCGTCAAACACCGCCCGCGCGTCGGCGTCCGCCTCGGCGATGGCCTTGCCCATGCCCACCACCTGCGAACCCTGTCCCGGAAACACCCACGCCACTTTGCCCATGCCTCATCCCTCCTTCTTCGCGTCCCACCAGCGCAGCACCGCAGCGCCCCACGTGAGGCCGCCCCCAAACCCGACAAGGACGAGAAGGTCCCCCGCATGGATGCGCCCGGCGCGCACCGCCTCGTCGAGGGCGACGGGGACCGACGCCGACGACATGTTGCCGTAGCGGTCGAGGTTGATCACCACTTTGTCTTCCGCAAGCCCAAGGCGGCGCATGGCTGCGTCGATGATTCGGTAGTTGGCCTGGTGGGGAACGAGAAAGTCCACGTCTTCCTTGGTCAGCCCCGCTTTCTTCAGCGCCTCCTCGGCCGCGGCGCCGAGAATGCGCACGGCAAACTTGAACACCTCGCTGCCGTTCATGGCGATGTAATGCTGCCGCCCGCGCACCGTCTTTTCCGACGCGGGAAGGCGCGAGCCGCCGGCCGGCAGCTTCAGCAGGTCGCCGCCGCTCCCGTCGGCGCCCAGCTCAAAGGACAGAAAGCCGTAGCCCTCCGGCACCGGGCCGAGCACCACCGCGCCGGCCCCGTCGCCAAAGAGGACGCAGGTGGCGCGATCGGTCCAGTCGGTGATCTTCGACAGGCAGTCGACGCCAATGACGAGGGCGTACCGGTACATGCCCGTCTGGATGAACTGGGCCGCTGCCGCCACGCCGTACAGAAAGCCCGAGCAGGCCGCCGAGAGGTCAAAGGCCGCCGCGCGCGTGGCCCCCAGCTTTTCCTGCACGATGCACGCCGTCGACGGGAACATCATGTCCGGCGTCACCGTGGCGACGACAATCAGGTCGAGGGCCTCCGGCGTCACGCCGGCCGCGTCGAGGGCCTTGCGCGCCGCCTCCAGGGCCAGATCGGAGGACGCCTCTTCCGGCCGGGCGATGCGCCGCTCGCGAATGCCGGTACGCGTCACGATCCACTCGTCGCTCGTCTCCACCATCTTCTCCAGGTCGGCGTTGGTCAGCACCTTTTCCGGCAGGTGCGACCCCGTTCCCAAGATGCCCACCCCGTATCGCTCCATCGGCCTTCCCTTCCTATCCGAATTGTCGTGAGATGGCGCCGAGCACGTCGCGCTCCACAAAGGCGATGGCTTGCCGCACGGCGTTGTGGATGGCGCGCGCGTCCGACGACCCGTGGGCCTTGATGCAAGGCCCGTTGATCCCCAGAAGCGGGGCGCCGCCATGCTCCTTGTAGTCCATGCGCGCCTTCAGGCGGCGAAAGGCCGGGCGAAGGAGGGCCGCGGCCAGTTTGTGCGTCCACCGGCCAGTCAGCTCTTCCCGCAGCACGCGAAAGATGGCCTCTGCCGTCCCTTCCGCCGCCTTGAGCAAGACGTTGCCGGTAAAGCCGTCGCACACGATGACGTCGGCCACGCCGGCGAGCACGTCGCGCGCCTCGACATTGCCGATGAAATTCAGGTTGGCTTGTTCCAGCAAGGCATAGGCCGCTTTCATCAGCTCGTTGCCCTTCGTCGCTTCGGTGCCGATGTTGAGCAGGCCGACGCGGGGGTTTTTCACCCCCTCCACGCTCGCCACGTAGACGCTCCCCATTACCGCGTACTGCAACAGGTGCTGCGGCCGGGCATCGACGTTGGCGCCGACGTCCAGCACGAGGGCGCCCCACGACCCCGTTGTCGGAAAGACCGGGGCGAGGGCCGGGCGTTCAATGCCGGGCATGCGGCCGACATACAGGAGCGCCGCGGCCATGTACGCGCCGGTGTTGCCGGCGGAGATGCAGGCGTCGGCCTCCCCGTCGTTCACCATCTGCACGGTCATGACGAGGGAGGAGCGCTTCTTCTGGCGGATGGCGCGCACGGGTTCCTCGTCGGGGCCGATCGCCTCGGGCGCATGGCGGATGCGCACATTGCGCGGCCATGTCGCGCGCAAGGCGCGCACGATGGCCTCGTCGCCGACCAGGACAAACTCCACATCGGCGCGTTCCGCTGCGGCGCGCAGCACCCCGTCGACGATGGCCTGCGGCGCGTGGTCCCCGCCCATGGCGTCAATGGCGATCCGCATCGGCGATCCCTCCTGCCTCTCGCTGTGCATCGCGCGCCGCGCGGTAGACGGTAAACGTGCCGCTGAACACCAGCTCGCCGCCAACCCGCGTTTCCACCCGCACGCGGTTGCGCTCCGGATCGGACGCGACGACGGTGGCCTTCGCCACGAGCCGCTCCCCGCGGTAAACGGGACGCACAAAGCGAATGCGCGCCGAAGCCGTGAGCGCCACCTCCGCGTCGGTGACC
This region includes:
- the plsX gene encoding phosphate acyltransferase PlsX; the protein is MRIAIDAMGGDHAPQAIVDGVLRAAAERADVEFVLVGDEAIVRALRATWPRNVRIRHAPEAIGPDEEPVRAIRQKKRSSLVMTVQMVNDGEADACISAGNTGAYMAAALLYVGRMPGIERPALAPVFPTTGSWGALVLDVGANVDARPQHLLQYAVMGSVYVASVEGVKNPRVGLLNIGTEATKGNELMKAAYALLEQANLNFIGNVEARDVLAGVADVIVCDGFTGNVLLKAAEGTAEAIFRVLREELTGRWTHKLAAALLRPAFRRLKARMDYKEHGGAPLLGINGPCIKAHGSSDARAIHNAVRQAIAFVERDVLGAISRQFG